The following proteins are co-located in the Nitrospira sp. genome:
- a CDS encoding DUF1800 domain-containing protein: MSLTFDEARHFLSRTAFGGTPEEIRRVMQLDRAAAVVQALAIPTNKAQTATPAWIHRLPPLPRVRKHWSEAQRKTFHEGLKADGQELKAWWYRELLTSRCPLLERMTLWWHNHFTSSLHKVKWPPFLYQQNVLLRLYALGSFRTLLTAIARNPAMLLYLDTQSNRKEHPNENFARELFELFTLGEGHYTEQDIKEAARAFTGWHLDFHTGAFRVDLRHHDDGRKVVFGKSGPFEGDDILFLTLEQPQVARYIVGKLWREFISDRPDSLEVDRLADAFGKKNYEIAGLLQDLLLSPQFWAPENRGVLIKSPVELIVGTARLFNLPLEDTLQQIGIARRLGQELFDPPNVKGWPGGTRWITTSSLLDRTQMLHRAIRGHETGHAHGMADMGHGPGGPWLATEPIEVVQATLLPFSPVQSLTEAEERGQAVHQLVLDPVYQLK, from the coding sequence ATGAGTTTGACGTTCGACGAGGCCCGCCACTTTCTCTCCCGCACGGCGTTCGGTGGAACGCCTGAAGAAATTCGGCGTGTGATGCAGCTGGATCGTGCTGCTGCAGTTGTGCAGGCGTTGGCGATTCCCACGAACAAGGCGCAGACAGCGACGCCTGCCTGGATTCATCGTCTCCCTCCGTTGCCGAGGGTGCGCAAGCACTGGAGCGAGGCGCAGAGGAAGACGTTCCACGAAGGACTGAAGGCGGATGGACAGGAACTGAAGGCCTGGTGGTATCGGGAACTCCTCACTTCGCGGTGCCCGCTGCTGGAGCGCATGACGTTATGGTGGCACAACCACTTTACGTCCAGTTTGCACAAGGTGAAGTGGCCGCCGTTTTTGTATCAGCAGAATGTCCTGCTGCGGCTCTATGCTCTGGGGTCGTTTCGCACGCTGCTCACCGCCATCGCCAGGAATCCGGCGATGCTTCTGTATCTCGACACACAGAGCAACCGCAAAGAACATCCCAATGAAAATTTTGCCCGTGAGTTGTTCGAGCTCTTCACGTTGGGAGAAGGCCACTATACCGAACAGGACATCAAGGAGGCTGCACGGGCATTTACCGGGTGGCATCTCGATTTCCATACCGGCGCGTTCCGTGTCGATCTGCGTCATCATGACGACGGACGCAAAGTCGTATTCGGAAAGTCCGGTCCCTTCGAGGGCGATGATATTCTCTTCCTGACGCTGGAGCAGCCTCAGGTGGCCCGGTACATCGTCGGGAAGCTCTGGCGTGAATTTATTTCAGACCGGCCCGACTCGCTGGAAGTGGATCGTCTGGCCGATGCATTCGGAAAAAAGAACTATGAGATCGCCGGATTGCTCCAGGACCTGCTCCTCAGCCCGCAGTTCTGGGCGCCTGAGAATCGAGGCGTCCTGATTAAGTCCCCAGTGGAGCTCATCGTGGGCACCGCAAGGCTCTTCAACCTGCCGCTCGAAGACACGTTGCAACAGATCGGGATTGCCCGCCGGCTCGGGCAGGAACTCTTCGACCCTCCCAACGTGAAGGGTTGGCCAGGTGGTACACGGTGGATCACAACTTCGAGCCTGCTGGACCGCACGCAGATGCTGCATCGTGCGATTCGCGGCCACGAGACCGGTCATGCGCACGGGATGGCCGATATGGGCCACGGGCCCGGCGGGCCGTGGCTCGCGACGGAACCAATCGAAGTCGTGCAGGCTACGCTGCTCCCGTTTTCCCCGGTGCAGTCCTTGACGGAAGCGGAAGAGCGCGGCCAGGCGGTGCACCAATTGGTATTGGATCCGGTGTATCAACTCAAGTGA
- a CDS encoding DUF1501 domain-containing protein, whose product MNGKELDRRTLLKAAAALPLVLLRPQWLSELRAADTNEAGAGVGSRERVLLLIELHGGNDGLNTLIPYGEDAYYRARPQLAIPRDQVRQLTPQFGLHPALTSLIPFWERRELACLHGVGYPRPNRSHFRSIEIWETASDSEQVLDSGWLSRVFEQHPLPARFTAEGIVLGKGDSGPLSGGKARTIALHDPGQFLQQAGSVRPASLSMSNPALAHILEVRREISQAASDLQGRMRQAPLLTVGFPANKIGKQLEVAVKLIAAQVPVAVIKVTQGSFDTHAGQSATHHRLLEELAQSLTAFRAAMEQLGAWKDVLVMTYSEFGRRVGENASHGTDHGTAAPHLFMGGRVKGGFYGAPPSLRDLQDGDLKHTLDYRAVYATVIEKWWRLPAMSFGSGRYPALDCLTE is encoded by the coding sequence ATGAACGGGAAGGAGTTGGATCGACGAACGTTGTTGAAAGCCGCAGCGGCTCTGCCGCTCGTGTTATTACGTCCACAGTGGTTATCGGAACTCCGGGCGGCGGATACGAACGAAGCGGGTGCTGGAGTAGGCAGTCGGGAGCGTGTGTTGCTGTTGATTGAATTGCACGGCGGGAACGACGGCTTGAACACGCTCATTCCCTACGGAGAGGACGCCTACTATCGGGCTCGTCCTCAACTGGCAATTCCGCGGGACCAGGTTCGCCAGCTCACCCCTCAGTTCGGGCTCCATCCGGCGCTCACCTCGCTGATACCGTTTTGGGAGAGGAGAGAGCTGGCTTGTCTGCATGGTGTCGGGTATCCCCGACCGAATCGTTCCCATTTTCGATCCATCGAGATTTGGGAGACGGCGTCAGACAGCGAGCAGGTGCTGGACAGCGGCTGGCTCTCGCGTGTGTTTGAGCAACATCCGCTGCCGGCGCGATTCACCGCCGAGGGGATTGTGCTTGGCAAGGGCGATAGCGGCCCATTGAGTGGAGGGAAGGCACGCACCATTGCCCTGCATGATCCGGGGCAGTTTCTGCAGCAGGCCGGGTCCGTCAGACCGGCTTCCCTCTCGATGAGCAACCCTGCTCTGGCCCATATTCTGGAGGTGCGGCGGGAAATCTCCCAGGCGGCTTCCGATCTCCAGGGCCGTATGCGGCAGGCGCCGTTACTCACGGTCGGCTTTCCGGCGAATAAGATCGGCAAACAGCTGGAGGTCGCAGTCAAGCTCATCGCCGCGCAGGTGCCGGTCGCGGTCATCAAAGTCACGCAAGGAAGTTTCGACACCCACGCCGGTCAATCGGCGACACATCATCGGTTGCTGGAGGAACTGGCGCAAAGTCTGACGGCCTTCCGCGCGGCAATGGAGCAGCTGGGCGCCTGGAAGGATGTGCTGGTCATGACCTATTCGGAGTTCGGTCGCCGGGTCGGAGAGAACGCCAGCCATGGAACCGACCATGGTACGGCAGCGCCGCACTTGTTCATGGGCGGACGGGTGAAGGGCGGTTTCTACGGCGCACCTCCCTCACTGAGAGATCTGCAGGACGGGGATCTGAAACATACGCTCGACTACCGGGCTGTCTACGCCACGGTCATTGAGAAATGGTGGAGATTACCTGCCATGTCTTTCGGATCCGGGCGCTATCCGGCGCTCGACTGTCTTACTGAGTGA
- a CDS encoding DNA gyrase inhibitor YacG, translating to MSPAPLRISRCPECHQPTTWQDNPWRPFCSERCQTIDLGAWAGEQYRVPGPSLTVGGPESSSQDNE from the coding sequence TTGTCCCCTGCTCCGTTGCGCATCAGCCGCTGCCCCGAATGCCACCAGCCCACTACATGGCAGGACAATCCCTGGCGTCCGTTTTGTTCGGAACGGTGTCAAACGATCGACTTAGGGGCTTGGGCAGGAGAGCAGTACCGAGTCCCAGGACCGAGCCTGACGGTGGGCGGACCGGAATCGTCTTCTCAGGACAACGAGTGA